A genomic window from Streptomyces broussonetiae includes:
- a CDS encoding DUF4307 domain-containing protein — MSTASTRLPEGRYGRSSDERADRKLRIAAMVLGTALLVLVGYFAYHYVVETKISAQVITFEASDNAVKVHLEVHKDSGTDGYCTLRSQAADGSEVGRADFRFDGKATRIDKVVTLRTTAKGTTAELLGCHTG; from the coding sequence ATGAGTACGGCGAGCACGCGGCTGCCCGAGGGCCGCTATGGCCGCTCCTCGGACGAGCGCGCCGACCGCAAGCTCAGGATCGCCGCCATGGTGCTCGGCACGGCCCTGCTCGTCCTGGTCGGCTACTTCGCCTATCACTACGTCGTCGAGACGAAGATCAGCGCCCAGGTGATCACCTTCGAGGCCTCGGACAACGCGGTCAAGGTACATCTGGAGGTCCACAAGGACTCCGGCACCGACGGCTACTGCACCCTGCGCTCCCAGGCTGCGGACGGCTCCGAGGTGGGCCGGGCGGACTTCCGCTTCGACGGCAAGGCCACGCGGATCGACAAGGTCGTCACGCTCCGTACGACGGCGAAGGGCACGACGGCCGAGCTGCTCGGCTGCCACACGGGCTGA
- a CDS encoding ATP-binding cassette domain-containing protein has product MPGAIHAEGLVKTFGDVKALDGVDLDVPEGTVLGLLGPNGAGKTTTVRCLTTLLRPDSGKAVVAGVDVLRHPDTVRRSIGLSGQFAAVDEYLTGRENLQMVGQLYQMRAKAAKARAAELLEQFHLADAADRPAKTYSGGMRRRLDLAAALVVSPPVMFMDEPTTGLDPRNRQQLWEVIKQLVSGGTTLLLTTQYLEEADHLAHDIAVVDHGRVIAKGTSDQLKARTGGERVEVVVHEREHIATAAEVLTGFGKGDTSVEEHTRRLTVPVTGGAKLLAEIIRELDTRGIEIDDIGLRRPTLDDVFLSLTGHVAEAADQDARGDSSAESGKEAVK; this is encoded by the coding sequence ATGCCAGGCGCCATCCATGCCGAAGGTCTGGTGAAGACCTTCGGCGACGTAAAGGCTCTGGACGGCGTCGACCTCGACGTGCCCGAGGGCACGGTCCTCGGCCTGCTCGGGCCGAACGGCGCCGGCAAGACGACGACCGTCCGGTGCCTGACGACCCTGCTGCGCCCCGACAGCGGCAAGGCGGTCGTCGCGGGCGTGGACGTACTCAGGCACCCCGACACGGTGCGCCGCTCCATAGGCCTGTCCGGCCAGTTCGCGGCGGTCGACGAGTACCTGACCGGCAGGGAGAACCTGCAGATGGTCGGCCAGCTCTACCAGATGAGGGCCAAGGCGGCCAAGGCGCGCGCGGCGGAGCTGCTCGAGCAGTTCCACCTCGCGGACGCCGCCGACCGCCCCGCCAAGACCTACTCCGGCGGCATGCGGCGCCGCCTCGACCTCGCCGCGGCGCTGGTGGTCTCGCCGCCGGTGATGTTCATGGACGAGCCGACGACCGGCCTCGACCCGCGCAACCGCCAGCAGCTGTGGGAGGTCATCAAACAGCTCGTCTCCGGCGGTACGACCCTGCTGCTCACCACGCAGTATCTGGAGGAGGCCGACCACCTCGCCCACGACATCGCGGTGGTCGACCACGGCCGTGTCATCGCCAAGGGCACGTCCGACCAGCTCAAGGCCCGCACCGGCGGCGAGCGCGTCGAGGTCGTGGTGCACGAGCGCGAGCACATCGCGACCGCCGCCGAGGTGCTCACGGGCTTCGGCAAGGGCGACACCAGCGTCGAGGAACACACCCGCAGGCTCACGGTCCCCGTCACGGGCGGCGCCAAGCTGCTCGCCGAGATCATCCGGGAGCTGGACACCAGGGGAATCGAGATAGACGACATCGGACTGCGCCGCCCCACCCTCGACGACGTCTTCCTGTCACTGACGGGGCATGTGGCCGAGGCCGCCGACCAGGACGCCCGGGGCGACAGCTCCGCGGAGAGCGGCAAGGAGGCCGTCAAGTGA
- a CDS encoding ABC transporter permease has protein sequence MSAVNDSLVVARRNLIRMGRIPEILVFGLIQPIMFVVLFTYVFGGSIQVGASNSTHAYREFLMAGIFAQTVTFATAGAGAGIADDMHKGLIDRFRSLPMARGAVLTGRTLADLVQTALTLVVLAVVALIVGWRTHENLAKVLAGFGVLLLLGYAFSWIGALIGLSVRTPEAATSGGLVWLFPLTFISNAFVDANKMPSFLRHIAEWNPFSATVQASRELFGNLPPGFHASGAWPMQHPVWASLIWSVVIIVIFRTLAVRKYRRAAG, from the coding sequence GTGAGCGCCGTGAACGATTCCCTGGTCGTCGCCCGCCGGAACCTGATCCGGATGGGCAGGATCCCCGAGATACTCGTGTTCGGGCTGATCCAGCCCATCATGTTCGTGGTGCTGTTCACCTATGTGTTCGGCGGCTCGATCCAGGTCGGCGCGTCCAACTCCACCCACGCCTACCGCGAGTTCCTGATGGCCGGCATCTTCGCCCAGACCGTCACGTTCGCCACGGCGGGCGCGGGTGCGGGCATCGCCGACGACATGCACAAGGGGCTCATCGACCGCTTCCGTTCCCTGCCCATGGCCCGTGGCGCGGTCCTGACCGGGCGCACCCTCGCCGACCTGGTCCAGACGGCGCTCACCCTCGTCGTCCTGGCCGTCGTCGCCCTGATCGTCGGCTGGCGCACGCACGAGAACCTCGCCAAGGTGCTCGCCGGATTCGGCGTGCTCCTGCTGCTCGGGTACGCGTTCTCGTGGATCGGCGCGCTCATAGGCCTGTCCGTGCGCACTCCCGAGGCGGCGACCTCGGGCGGTCTGGTCTGGCTGTTTCCGCTGACGTTCATCTCGAACGCCTTCGTGGACGCGAACAAGATGCCGTCCTTCCTGCGGCACATCGCGGAGTGGAACCCGTTCAGCGCCACCGTCCAGGCCTCCCGCGAGCTGTTCGGCAACCTTCCCCCGGGCTTCCACGCGTCCGGCGCCTGGCCCATGCAGCACCCCGTGTGGGCCTCGCTGATCTGGTCGGTCGTGATCATCGTGATCTTCCGTACGCTCGCGGTCCGCAAGTACCGCCGGGCGGCCGGCTGA
- a CDS encoding cystathionine gamma-synthase, whose product MSDRHISQHFETLAIHAGNTADPLTGAVVPPIYQVSTYKQDGVGGLRGGYEYSRSANPTRTALEENLAALEGGRRGLAFASGLAAEDTLLRTLLTPGDHVVIPNDAYGGTFRLFAKVATRWGVEWSVADTSDPAAVRAALTPRTKAVWVETPSNPLLGITDIAAVAQVAHDAGARLVVDNTFATPYLQQPLSLGADVVVHSLTKYMGGHSDVVGGALIVSDQALGEELAYHQNAMGAVAGPFDSWLVLRGTKTLAVRMDRHSENATKITDMLTRHARVTQVLYPGLPDHPGHEVAAKQMRAFGGMVSFRVDGGEEAAVEVCNRAKVFTLGESLGGVESLIEHPGRMTHASAAGSALEVPADLVRLSVGIENVDDLLQDLQQALG is encoded by the coding sequence ATGAGCGACAGGCACATCAGTCAGCACTTCGAGACCCTTGCGATCCACGCGGGCAACACCGCGGATCCCCTCACCGGCGCGGTCGTCCCGCCCATCTACCAGGTCTCGACCTACAAGCAGGACGGCGTCGGCGGGCTGCGCGGCGGTTACGAGTACAGCCGCAGCGCCAACCCCACCCGTACCGCCCTCGAGGAGAACCTCGCCGCGCTGGAGGGCGGGCGCCGCGGCCTCGCGTTCGCGTCCGGTCTCGCGGCCGAGGACACCCTGCTGCGCACGCTGCTCACCCCCGGCGACCACGTGGTCATTCCCAACGACGCCTACGGCGGCACCTTCCGTCTGTTCGCCAAGGTCGCCACCCGCTGGGGCGTGGAGTGGTCCGTCGCCGACACCAGCGACCCGGCGGCCGTGCGGGCCGCGCTCACCCCCAGGACCAAGGCCGTCTGGGTGGAGACCCCCTCCAACCCGCTGCTCGGCATCACCGACATCGCCGCCGTCGCCCAGGTCGCCCACGACGCGGGCGCCAGGCTCGTCGTCGACAACACCTTCGCCACGCCCTACCTCCAGCAGCCGCTGTCGCTCGGCGCGGACGTCGTCGTGCACTCCCTGACCAAGTACATGGGCGGTCACTCGGACGTCGTCGGCGGTGCGCTGATCGTCTCCGACCAGGCGCTCGGCGAGGAGCTGGCCTACCACCAGAACGCGATGGGCGCCGTCGCCGGCCCCTTCGACTCCTGGCTGGTGCTGCGTGGCACCAAGACCCTCGCGGTGCGCATGGACCGGCACAGCGAGAACGCCACGAAGATCACCGACATGCTGACCCGGCACGCGCGCGTGACGCAGGTGCTCTACCCGGGTCTGCCCGACCACCCCGGCCACGAGGTCGCCGCCAAGCAGATGCGGGCGTTCGGCGGCATGGTGTCCTTCCGCGTCGACGGCGGCGAGGAGGCCGCCGTCGAGGTGTGCAACCGCGCCAAGGTGTTCACTCTCGGCGAGTCGCTGGGCGGCGTGGAGTCCCTGATCGAGCACCCCGGCCGGATGACGCACGCCTCGGCGGCGGGTTCTGCGCTGGAGGTCCCCGCCGACCTGGTGCGCCTGTCGGTCGGCATCGAGAACGTCGACGACCTGCTCCAGGACCTCCAGCAGGCCCTGGGCTGA
- a CDS encoding SpoIIE family protein phosphatase: MVRPDRRRIEIALGLGVHSLIAVPLVARGLVLGVVSLWRARNSEHFEDDDAAVAQELASRAAVCIDNARRFTQQQSTALTLQRSLLPSAACDLPAVEAACRYLPASGEPGIGGDWFDVIPLSGARVALVVGDVVGHGIHAAASMGRLRAAARTLASLDLDPDEVVARLDDLVSLLASELEANAEGNRSAIEQVLGATCLYAVYDPVSRHCSLARAGHPAPLVSTPDGEVTVLELPAGPPLGLGGLPFETHDLELPEGSLLTLYTNGLLEARDGDIDAALEHLRACLTHTTEPLDHICHTVVEALLPKDHLPLDDIALLIGRTRVLRPQNVASWQLPLEATAAARARELVTAKLTEWGLTELASTTELVASELVTNTYRYAAGPVTLRLIRTHCLICEVSDTSHTSPHLRRALSTDEGGRGLFLVAQLTERWGTRYSHDGKTVWTEQPLPTA; the protein is encoded by the coding sequence GTGGTACGCCCGGACCGGCGGCGGATCGAGATCGCCCTGGGGCTCGGCGTCCATTCGCTGATCGCGGTACCCCTGGTCGCCCGCGGCCTGGTCCTCGGCGTGGTGAGCCTGTGGCGGGCGCGCAATTCAGAGCATTTCGAGGACGACGATGCGGCGGTGGCCCAGGAGCTTGCCTCGCGTGCGGCCGTCTGCATCGACAACGCCCGCCGGTTCACCCAGCAGCAGAGCACCGCTCTGACTCTCCAGCGCAGTCTGCTGCCGAGCGCGGCATGCGACCTGCCGGCCGTGGAGGCGGCCTGCCGGTACCTCCCGGCCAGCGGCGAACCGGGCATCGGCGGTGACTGGTTCGACGTGATCCCGTTGTCCGGGGCCCGGGTCGCCCTCGTGGTGGGCGACGTGGTCGGCCACGGCATCCACGCGGCGGCCTCGATGGGCCGTCTGCGCGCCGCGGCGCGCACCCTGGCCAGCCTCGACCTGGATCCGGACGAGGTGGTGGCGCGGCTGGACGACCTGGTCAGTCTGCTGGCCTCCGAGCTGGAGGCGAACGCCGAAGGCAACCGGTCGGCGATCGAGCAGGTGCTCGGAGCCACCTGCCTCTACGCGGTCTACGATCCGGTCTCCCGGCACTGCTCCCTGGCACGTGCCGGCCACCCGGCGCCGCTGGTGTCCACCCCGGACGGCGAGGTGACCGTGCTCGAGCTGCCCGCGGGTCCACCGCTGGGTCTCGGCGGACTGCCCTTCGAAACGCACGATCTGGAACTCCCCGAGGGCAGCCTGCTCACGCTCTACACCAACGGCCTCCTGGAGGCACGCGACGGCGACATAGACGCCGCGCTGGAGCACCTGCGCGCATGTCTCACCCACACCACGGAACCCCTGGACCACATCTGCCACACCGTGGTCGAAGCGCTGCTGCCCAAGGACCATCTCCCCCTCGACGACATCGCACTGCTCATCGGACGTACCCGGGTGCTGCGCCCGCAGAACGTCGCCTCGTGGCAGCTGCCCCTGGAAGCGACCGCCGCGGCCCGGGCCAGGGAGCTGGTCACGGCGAAGCTGACCGAGTGGGGGCTGACCGAACTGGCCTCCACCACCGAGCTGGTCGCCAGTGAACTGGTCACCAACACCTACCGGTACGCGGCCGGCCCCGTCACCCTGCGCCTCATCCGCACGCACTGCCTGATCTGCGAGGTGTCCGACACCAGTCACACCTCCCCCCACCTGCGCCGGGCCCTCAGCACGGACGAGGGCGGACGCGGACTCTTCCTGGTCGCGCAGCTCACCGAGCGGTGGGGCACCCGCTACTCCCACGACGGCAAGACCGTCTGGACGGAGCAGCCGCTGCCGACCGCATGA
- a CDS encoding PAS domain-containing protein, with product MHFSESPEDPFALGHGASAVLDDQGIVVGWSARAQELLGYPAKEVLGRAWQDLLVDARDLSVARSVAVNAVKAGGWFGVLPVRRRDGRRVEMGFRVRAVTREGGGQEWLLVGAPAAEVIAWQRDRALLDGLYRRSPIGLVVHGPDRRVIRVNRAVEKASGVPAEAPVGRRPSEFMVDEDAGPAEERVRHVLETGEPLIFTEQSARARHDPGRERFVSVSAFRMEDPSGRVLGVAETIEDVTDRHRARRRLALLNDASARIGTSLDVTQTARELAEVVAHGLADYCSVDLLKPVTLGDEPVPGTAGPLLRVAFSPPEHRVPFRVGDAVPLLPEAPQARCMAERRPILEGLLSLRPEWYARTGGGSRSPWGSASIR from the coding sequence ATGCATTTCAGCGAGAGCCCCGAGGATCCGTTCGCCCTCGGGCACGGCGCGTCGGCCGTGCTCGACGACCAAGGCATCGTGGTCGGCTGGAGTGCACGTGCACAGGAGCTGCTCGGCTACCCGGCCAAGGAAGTACTCGGCCGGGCGTGGCAGGACCTCCTGGTCGACGCCCGTGACCTGTCCGTCGCGCGGTCCGTCGCCGTGAACGCCGTGAAGGCGGGGGGATGGTTCGGTGTCCTGCCCGTCCGGCGCCGCGACGGACGCCGTGTGGAGATGGGTTTCCGGGTCCGTGCGGTCACCCGCGAGGGAGGCGGTCAGGAATGGCTCCTGGTCGGTGCTCCCGCCGCGGAGGTCATTGCCTGGCAGCGGGACCGTGCGCTGCTGGACGGCCTGTACCGCCGGTCCCCGATCGGCCTGGTCGTCCACGGCCCGGACAGGAGGGTGATCCGGGTCAACCGGGCCGTCGAAAAGGCGAGCGGCGTCCCGGCCGAGGCGCCGGTCGGCCGTCGCCCCAGCGAATTCATGGTCGACGAGGACGCGGGTCCGGCAGAGGAACGGGTACGGCACGTCCTGGAGACCGGCGAGCCGCTGATCTTCACGGAGCAGTCCGCCCGGGCCCGTCACGACCCGGGTCGGGAACGGTTCGTGTCCGTCTCGGCGTTCCGGATGGAAGACCCCTCGGGCCGGGTTCTCGGCGTGGCCGAGACGATCGAGGACGTCACCGACCGCCACCGTGCGCGACGCAGGCTCGCTCTGCTGAACGACGCGAGCGCCCGGATCGGGACCTCGCTGGACGTGACACAGACCGCCCGGGAACTGGCCGAGGTCGTCGCACACGGCCTCGCCGACTACTGCTCGGTGGACCTCCTCAAGCCTGTGACACTGGGTGACGAACCGGTTCCCGGTACCGCGGGTCCGCTGCTCCGGGTCGCCTTCTCACCACCCGAACACCGCGTGCCGTTCCGGGTGGGCGATGCGGTCCCGCTGCTTCCGGAAGCCCCGCAGGCGCGGTGCATGGCCGAGCGCCGCCCGATTCTCGAAGGGCTGCTGTCCCTGCGCCCCGAGTGGTACGCCCGGACCGGCGGCGGATCGAGATCGCCCTGGGGCTCGGCGTCCATTCGCTGA
- the mca gene encoding mycothiol conjugate amidase Mca, whose product MTDQLRLMAVHAHPDDESSKGAATMAKYVSEGVDVLVVTCTGGERGSILNPKLQGDKYIEEHIHEVRKKEMDEAREILGVGQEWLGFVDSGLPEGDPLPPLPEGCFALEDVDKAAGELVRKIRAFRPQVITTYDENGGYPHPDHIMTHKISMVAFEGAADPEKYPEGEFGPVHQPQKLYYNQGFNRPRTEALHNAMLERGLESPYGEWLKRWSEFERAERTLTTHIPCADFFEIRDKALIAHATQIDPDGGWFKVPMELQKEVWPTEEYELAKSYVDTSLPEDDLFAGIRDNA is encoded by the coding sequence TTGACTGACCAGCTGCGACTGATGGCTGTACACGCGCACCCCGACGACGAGTCGAGCAAGGGCGCGGCCACCATGGCGAAGTACGTGTCCGAGGGGGTGGACGTGCTGGTGGTCACCTGCACCGGCGGAGAACGCGGGTCCATCCTCAATCCCAAGCTCCAGGGCGACAAGTACATCGAGGAGCACATCCACGAGGTACGCAAGAAGGAGATGGACGAGGCCCGCGAGATCCTCGGCGTCGGGCAGGAGTGGCTCGGCTTCGTCGACTCGGGTCTGCCCGAAGGTGACCCGCTGCCCCCGCTGCCCGAGGGCTGCTTCGCCCTGGAGGACGTCGACAAGGCGGCCGGTGAGCTGGTCCGCAAGATCCGCGCCTTCCGCCCGCAGGTGATCACCACCTACGACGAGAACGGCGGTTACCCGCACCCCGACCACATCATGACCCACAAGATCTCCATGGTGGCCTTCGAGGGCGCGGCGGACCCGGAGAAGTACCCCGAGGGTGAGTTCGGGCCTGTTCACCAGCCGCAGAAGCTCTACTACAACCAGGGCTTCAACCGTCCGCGCACCGAGGCGCTGCACAACGCGATGCTCGAGCGCGGCCTGGAGTCCCCGTACGGGGAGTGGCTCAAGCGCTGGAGCGAGTTCGAGCGCGCCGAGCGCACGCTGACCACGCACATCCCGTGCGCGGACTTCTTCGAGATCCGGGACAAGGCGCTGATCGCGCACGCCACGCAGATCGACCCGGACGGCGGCTGGTTCAAGGTGCCGATGGAGCTGCAGAAGGAGGTCTGGCCGACGGAGGAGTACGAGTTGGCGAAGTCGTACGTCGATACCTCCCTCCCCGAGGACGACCTCTTCGCGGGCATCCGCGACAATGCCTGA
- a CDS encoding MarR family winged helix-turn-helix transcriptional regulator encodes MSMDMTTVGDTGLLDTLQHEVAVFARRAEQTRLGGVGQVRNSMDRAAYLLLNRLDREGPMGVKALAASMGIDSSTVTRQVAPLVDTGLVKRTSHPEDGRAVVLQLSPRGSARLEEVRCSRRQLMAELTDDWAPEEREQFCALLTRFNRALSARMTPGTSSADQPTAS; translated from the coding sequence ATGTCGATGGACATGACGACCGTCGGTGACACCGGTCTTCTCGACACCCTCCAGCACGAGGTGGCGGTGTTCGCCCGCCGTGCCGAACAGACGCGGCTGGGCGGTGTCGGGCAGGTGCGCAACTCCATGGACCGCGCGGCGTATCTGCTGCTCAACCGCCTCGACAGGGAAGGCCCGATGGGCGTCAAGGCGCTCGCCGCGAGCATGGGCATCGACTCCTCGACGGTCACCCGGCAGGTGGCCCCGCTGGTCGACACCGGGCTCGTCAAGCGCACGTCGCACCCCGAGGACGGCCGGGCCGTGGTGCTTCAGCTGTCCCCGCGCGGGTCGGCCCGGCTGGAGGAGGTGCGCTGCTCCCGGCGGCAGCTGATGGCGGAGCTGACCGACGACTGGGCGCCGGAGGAGCGCGAGCAGTTCTGTGCGCTGCTGACCCGCTTCAACCGCGCGCTCTCCGCGCGGATGACGCCGGGGACCTCGTCGGCGGACCAGCCGACGGCCTCCTGA
- the ilvA gene encoding threonine ammonia-lyase: MRYGTADSLHSVTLDDVRGAQKMLSGVARVTAMESSRYLSQLVGAPVHLKCENLQRTGSFKLRGAYVRIAGLLPEERAAGVVAASAGNHAQGVALASALLGVHATVFMPNGAPLPKISATREYGAEVRLHGQVVDETLAAAEEYAARTGAVFIHPFDHPDVIAGQGTVGLEILEQCPEVRTIVVGIGGGGLAAGIAVAVKAIRPEVRIVGVQAQGAAAYPPSLAAGHPVSVRNPATMADGIKVGRPGVVPFAIVKDLVDEVRTVGEDQLSAALLLCLERAKLVVEPAGASPVAALLAAPHSFEGPVVAVLSGGNVDPVLMQRVLRHGMAAQGRYLAVRLRLTDRPGALAMLLGVLSAADANVLDVSHVRTDPRLGLTEAEVELHLETKGPVHCAEVGQALRDAGYTVID; this comes from the coding sequence ATGCGCTACGGCACGGCTGACTCCTTGCATTCCGTCACCCTCGACGACGTGCGCGGCGCCCAGAAGATGCTCTCGGGCGTGGCTCGGGTGACCGCGATGGAGAGCAGCCGGTACCTGTCCCAGCTCGTCGGCGCGCCGGTGCATCTCAAGTGCGAGAACCTCCAGCGGACCGGCTCGTTCAAGCTGCGCGGCGCCTATGTGCGGATCGCCGGGCTGCTGCCGGAGGAGCGGGCGGCCGGGGTGGTGGCCGCGAGCGCCGGGAACCACGCGCAGGGCGTGGCCCTGGCCTCCGCGCTGCTCGGCGTGCACGCCACGGTGTTCATGCCGAACGGTGCGCCCCTGCCGAAGATCAGCGCGACGCGCGAGTACGGCGCCGAGGTGCGGCTGCACGGCCAGGTGGTCGACGAGACACTGGCCGCCGCCGAGGAGTACGCGGCGAGGACGGGCGCCGTGTTCATTCATCCCTTCGACCACCCGGACGTCATCGCAGGTCAGGGCACGGTCGGCCTGGAGATCCTGGAGCAGTGCCCGGAGGTGCGCACGATCGTCGTGGGCATCGGCGGCGGCGGGCTCGCGGCCGGCATCGCGGTCGCGGTGAAGGCGATCCGGCCGGAGGTCAGGATCGTCGGCGTGCAGGCGCAGGGCGCGGCGGCCTATCCGCCCTCGCTGGCCGCCGGACATCCGGTGTCGGTCCGGAACCCGGCGACGATGGCCGACGGCATCAAGGTGGGGCGGCCGGGCGTGGTGCCGTTCGCGATCGTCAAGGATCTGGTGGACGAGGTGCGCACAGTCGGCGAGGACCAGCTGTCGGCCGCGCTGCTGCTGTGCCTGGAACGGGCCAAGCTGGTCGTGGAGCCGGCGGGGGCGAGCCCGGTGGCGGCGCTGCTGGCCGCACCGCACAGCTTCGAGGGTCCGGTCGTGGCGGTGCTGTCCGGTGGCAACGTCGACCCGGTGCTGATGCAGCGTGTGCTGCGGCACGGCATGGCCGCACAGGGCCGGTACCTGGCCGTCCGGCTGCGGCTGACCGACCGCCCGGGTGCCCTCGCCATGCTGCTCGGGGTGTTGTCGGCGGCCGACGCCAATGTCCTCGACGTGAGCCACGTCCGAACCGATCCACGGCTCGGGCTCACGGAGGCGGAGGTGGAGCTGCACCTCGAGACGAAGGGTCCGGTGCACTGCGCCGAGGTCGGCCAGGCCCTGCGGGACGCGGGCTACACGGTCATCGACTGA
- a CDS encoding sigma factor-like helix-turn-helix DNA-binding protein — MRDRQVARNARRAREFEAFVAGAAGRLLHAATLLTAEAPGGNPRARRLLTQALAHTYARWDRLRGEDPYECARQHLAGRFARTTWHRYGAFGRARPDPRSPLADLGPQERLILVLRLYEGVAEQQTAALLGLPTERVHTICDRATATLLHPVRPAAPRAMGTKVAPS, encoded by the coding sequence GTGCGTGATCGGCAGGTGGCCCGAAATGCCCGCCGGGCCCGGGAGTTCGAGGCATTCGTCGCGGGCGCGGCCGGACGTCTGCTGCATGCCGCCACGCTGCTCACCGCGGAGGCGCCCGGCGGCAACCCGCGCGCGCGGCGCCTGCTGACGCAGGCGCTCGCCCACACCTACGCGCGCTGGGACCGGCTGCGCGGCGAGGATCCCTACGAGTGCGCCCGCCAGCACCTCGCCGGCCGGTTCGCACGCACGACGTGGCACCGGTACGGCGCCTTCGGCCGCGCCCGGCCGGATCCGCGCAGTCCGCTCGCCGACCTCGGCCCGCAGGAACGGCTCATCCTGGTGCTGCGGCTCTACGAGGGTGTCGCCGAGCAGCAGACGGCGGCCCTGCTGGGCCTGCCGACCGAGCGCGTGCACACCATCTGCGACCGCGCGACCGCCACCCTGCTGCACCCGGTCCGCCCGGCCGCCCCGCGCGCGATGGGCACGAAGGTGGCGCCGTCATGA
- the greA gene encoding transcription elongation factor GreA, which yields MTQTSENVTWLTQEAYNKLKVELEYLTGPARTEIAAKIAAAREEGDLRENGGYHAAKEEQGKQELRVRQLTQLLENAKVGEAPASADGAVAPGMVVTIAFDGDEDDTMTFLLASREYASADIETYSPQSPLGTGVIGHKVGEDAQYELPNGKKASVKILKAEPYSG from the coding sequence GTGACCCAGACCAGCGAGAACGTCACCTGGCTGACCCAGGAGGCGTACAACAAGCTCAAGGTCGAGCTTGAGTACCTTACTGGTCCTGCGCGCACGGAGATCGCCGCCAAGATCGCCGCCGCGCGTGAGGAGGGCGACCTGCGCGAGAACGGCGGGTACCACGCGGCCAAGGAGGAGCAGGGCAAGCAGGAGCTGCGTGTGCGGCAGCTGACCCAGCTTCTCGAGAACGCCAAGGTGGGCGAGGCTCCGGCCTCCGCCGACGGTGCCGTCGCGCCGGGCATGGTCGTCACGATCGCCTTCGACGGTGACGAGGACGACACGATGACGTTCCTGCTCGCCTCCCGCGAGTACGCGAGCGCCGACATCGAGACCTACTCGCCGCAGTCCCCGCTCGGCACCGGCGTCATCGGCCACAAGGTCGGCGAGGACGCGCAGTACGAGCTGCCGAACGGCAAGAAGGCCTCGGTGAAGATCCTCAAGGCCGAGCCGTACTCGGGCTGA